The genomic stretch GCCTGAAAACGTTTGACAGCGTTATCGTATTGCCCTGATTTTACACCACCCAAACCCAGCATCATTTGCGCATACAAATTATCCGGATTCTTCTCTGCAATTTCTCTTACTTTTAAAATCTCCTGCATTGGATTGCCCGACAGATTGCCAAACATATAACAACCCCCAATCCCGACTTTTGCCGAATCGTCTGCCGGATTTATCTTCAAAGCCTGTTCAAATAGCTCTTTCGCTTCACTTGCCATCCACGTTTGCATTGGCATACTTTGTTCTGCCATTGTGTAGGATAACAAGTTTCGGGCTGCGAAGGTAAGCTTTTGTTCTGAATTTTCCAACTTTGCCGCTTCTCCACTATAAAAAGCGCCCAACGACAGGTTTTGCATACTGTCTGTCCAAAACGATGCAAGTTGCTTGTATTGCTTTATTTTCAGGTCTTTTACATCGCCGCGCACTACATTATTTTCCAACATGGTAATACGCTCCTGCTCTGCCGGAGAGAGTTTTGCTTTTGCCGCCGCAAGTACATCGCTTGTAGTCAATGCCGGAACAGATTGTTGTGCTGCCGCCATAGGAGCCGCCGTCATAGAAGATTTTGGTGG from Arachidicoccus sp. BS20 encodes the following:
- a CDS encoding tetratricopeptide repeat protein; translated protein: MRKQQLIVAGVGLLLFIIILAFGNFIPPKSSMTAAPMAAAQQSVPALTTSDVLAAAKAKLSPAEQERITMLENNVVRGDVKDLKIKQYKQLASFWTDSMQNLSLGAFYSGEAAKLENSEQKLTFAARNLLSYTMAEQSMPMQTWMASEAKELFEQALKINPADDSAKVGIGGCYMFGNLSGNPMQEILKVREIAEKNPDNLYAQMMLGLGGVKSGQYDNAVKRFQAVLEKQPQNLEAIFNLAETYDRMQDKANAIKWYKEAGSLMKIPEAKKEIQQRIASLENE